In Fodinicola acaciae, the following proteins share a genomic window:
- a CDS encoding MarR family winged helix-turn-helix transcriptional regulator: MDRADRIAAAWRAERAGTPVESIGVVTRIWQLAKLFGAHRQRVLARLGIDAATLDLLSTLRRDGPPYTLTTREIAERTLVSAGAISQRIARAERDELVVRRPSAAHHRAVEVTLTDRGHELVERVVDDLLTDELELISGLPAAERGQLAGLLKELLVHVSEKVDAPDSQVGSS; the protein is encoded by the coding sequence GTGGATCGAGCCGACCGGATCGCCGCCGCCTGGCGCGCCGAACGGGCTGGCACGCCGGTGGAGTCGATCGGTGTGGTGACCAGGATCTGGCAGCTGGCCAAGCTTTTCGGGGCGCACCGCCAGCGCGTACTGGCGCGGCTCGGCATCGACGCGGCCACCCTCGACCTGCTCAGTACGCTGCGGCGCGACGGTCCGCCGTACACCCTGACCACGCGCGAGATCGCCGAGCGCACGCTGGTCAGCGCCGGCGCGATCTCGCAGCGGATCGCCCGTGCCGAGCGCGACGAGCTGGTCGTACGCCGGCCTTCGGCGGCACACCACCGAGCCGTCGAGGTCACGCTCACCGACCGCGGCCACGAGCTGGTCGAACGCGTCGTGGACGACCTGCTGACCGACGAGCTGGAGCTGATCTCCGGCCTGCCGGCGGCCGAGCGCGGGCAGCTGGCCGGGCTGCTGAAGGAGCTGCTCGTACACGTCAGCGAGAAGGTCGACGCTCCGGACTCACAGGTCGGTTCGAGCTAA
- a CDS encoding dodecin, whose amino-acid sequence MADHTYRVTEIVGSSTESIDAAVRGAVSRAAQTLRGLDWFEVTEIRGHIEDGQIQHYQVGLKVGFRLEEPA is encoded by the coding sequence ATGGCTGATCACACGTACCGCGTCACCGAGATCGTCGGATCGTCCACCGAGAGCATCGACGCCGCCGTACGCGGCGCCGTCAGCCGGGCCGCGCAGACGCTGCGCGGCCTGGACTGGTTCGAGGTGACCGAGATCCGCGGCCACATCGAGGACGGCCAGATCCAGCACTACCAGGTCGGCCTGAAGGTCGGCTTCCGACTGGAAGAACCGGCCTGA
- a CDS encoding SGNH/GDSL hydrolase family protein — protein MTVRRIAALCATLVASVLAAALVPLNGASAAVSYRHMVALGDSYAAGPLIPLPRLDPLLCVRSTSNYAAQLALRLGLLLYTDTTCSGAQTKDMTSAQPLTIGSHQPQFDALTADTDLVTISIGGNDYGVFGTVVGTCPGLAAGDPTGAPCKAHFTVDGVDTLRAAITRTQANITGVLQGIRQRSPRAKVLVVGYPRLVPASMRPCEALPLAAGDYPWADSLERALNDAAQTAASATGATFVDTYTPALGHDICAGDDAWVNGKDLNLLAAASYHPFFSGMAAEAVIAYGTLTGQPASAATVQAAFDSARAVERKSNANTAKLARILHLKDGSTLSPQARQALFPTSVPSLKFVA, from the coding sequence ATGACTGTCCGCCGTATCGCCGCGTTGTGTGCCACCCTGGTCGCGTCCGTCCTGGCCGCGGCGCTCGTCCCGCTCAACGGCGCCAGTGCCGCCGTCTCGTATCGGCACATGGTGGCGCTCGGTGACTCGTACGCGGCCGGGCCGCTGATCCCGCTGCCCCGGCTGGATCCGCTGCTGTGCGTACGCTCGACCAGCAACTACGCCGCGCAGCTGGCGCTGCGGCTCGGCCTGCTGCTCTACACCGACACGACCTGCTCCGGTGCCCAGACCAAGGACATGACCAGCGCGCAGCCGCTGACCATCGGATCGCACCAGCCGCAGTTCGACGCGCTGACGGCCGACACCGACCTGGTGACGATCTCGATCGGCGGCAACGACTACGGCGTCTTCGGCACGGTCGTCGGCACCTGTCCGGGGTTGGCCGCCGGCGATCCCACCGGCGCGCCGTGCAAGGCACACTTCACCGTCGACGGCGTCGACACGCTGCGCGCCGCGATCACCAGGACGCAGGCCAACATCACCGGCGTACTGCAGGGGATCAGGCAGCGGTCGCCGCGGGCGAAGGTGCTGGTGGTCGGTTATCCGCGACTGGTGCCGGCGAGCATGCGGCCGTGTGAGGCGCTGCCGCTGGCGGCCGGCGACTATCCGTGGGCCGACTCGCTGGAACGAGCTCTCAACGACGCCGCTCAGACGGCCGCGTCGGCGACCGGCGCGACCTTCGTCGACACGTACACGCCGGCGCTCGGTCACGACATCTGCGCCGGCGACGACGCCTGGGTCAACGGCAAGGACCTCAACCTGCTGGCCGCCGCGTCCTATCACCCGTTCTTCTCCGGCATGGCCGCCGAGGCCGTGATCGCGTACGGCACGCTGACCGGCCAACCGGCGAGCGCCGCGACCGTACAGGCGGCCTTCGACTCCGCGCGCGCGGTCGAGCGCAAGTCCAACGCCAACACTGCGAAACTCGCCCGGATCCTGCACCTCAAGGACGGCTCGACGCTGTCGCCGCAGGCCCGTCAGGCGCTCTTTCCGACTAGTGTCCCGAGTCTGAAATTCGTTGCTTAG